A window from Hoeflea sp. IMCC20628 encodes these proteins:
- a CDS encoding NifU family protein encodes MFIQTESTPNPATLKFLPGKVVMDQGTADYRSVDEAGTASPLAAKLFGIPGVTGVFYGYDFITITKDGPEWQHLKPAVLGTIMEHFMSGAPILSGDESAAPASDEEFFEAGDETIVATIKELLETRVRPAVAQDGGDITFRGFREGTVFLHMKGACAGCPSSTATLKHGIQNLLKHFVPEVREVEAV; translated from the coding sequence ATGTTCATCCAGACTGAATCCACACCCAATCCGGCGACCCTGAAATTTCTTCCGGGCAAGGTTGTCATGGATCAGGGTACCGCCGATTACCGCAGCGTTGATGAAGCCGGCACCGCATCGCCGCTGGCGGCGAAGCTGTTCGGCATTCCCGGCGTCACCGGCGTGTTTTACGGCTATGATTTCATCACCATCACAAAGGATGGCCCCGAATGGCAGCACCTCAAGCCTGCCGTGCTCGGCACCATCATGGAGCATTTCATGTCCGGCGCGCCGATCTTGTCGGGCGACGAGAGCGCTGCGCCGGCGTCCGATGAGGAATTCTTCGAGGCCGGCGACGAGACCATTGTCGCCACCATCAAGGAATTGCTTGAAACCCGTGTCCGCCCGGCGGTGGCGCAGGATGGCGGCGACATCACATTCCGCGGATTTCGCGAAGGTACGGTGTTCTTGCACATGAAGGGCGCCTGCGCCGGGTGTCCGTCTTCGACGGCGACGCTCAAGCACGGCATCCAGAACCTGCTCAAGCATTTTGTCCCGGAAGTGCGCGAAGTCGAGGCCGTCTGA
- the trpS gene encoding tryptophan--tRNA ligase — protein MSATFKPLVFSGVQPTGNLHLGNYLGAIRKFVALQEEHDCLFCVVDMHSITAQLVHEDLKTQTRSIAAAFIASGIDPTKHIVFNQSAVPGHAELAWIFNCVARIGWMNRMTQFKDKAGKDREKASLGLLAYPSLMAADILLYRATHVPVGDDQKQHLELARDIAQKFNNDFSSRISDAGLGIDMMVGEEKVSGYFPLIEPLIGGPAPRVMSLRDGSKKMSKSDPSDLSRINMTDDSDTIAKKIRKAKTDPAPLPETLEELEGRPEAQNLLGIYAALSDRTRKDVLEEYAGQQFSEFKPALVELAVEVLAPITSEMTRLMDDPSHIDAILKDGSARANVLAEKTMTDVREIIGFL, from the coding sequence ATGTCCGCCACTTTCAAGCCGCTGGTCTTCTCCGGTGTTCAACCCACCGGCAATCTTCATCTTGGCAATTATCTTGGAGCCATTCGCAAGTTCGTGGCGCTGCAGGAGGAGCACGACTGCCTGTTCTGCGTGGTCGATATGCACTCGATCACCGCGCAATTGGTGCATGAGGATCTCAAGACCCAGACCCGCTCCATTGCCGCAGCCTTCATCGCGTCGGGCATAGATCCAACCAAGCACATCGTCTTCAACCAGTCCGCCGTTCCCGGCCATGCCGAACTCGCCTGGATCTTCAACTGCGTCGCCCGCATCGGCTGGATGAATCGCATGACCCAGTTCAAGGACAAGGCCGGCAAGGATCGCGAAAAGGCTTCGCTCGGCCTGCTCGCCTATCCGAGCCTGATGGCGGCTGACATTCTGCTTTACCGCGCCACCCATGTGCCGGTTGGCGATGACCAGAAGCAGCACCTCGAACTGGCCCGCGACATCGCCCAGAAATTCAACAATGATTTCTCCTCCCGCATTTCGGATGCCGGTCTGGGCATCGATATGATGGTTGGCGAGGAGAAGGTCTCGGGCTATTTCCCCTTGATCGAGCCCCTGATCGGAGGTCCGGCGCCGCGAGTCATGAGCTTGCGCGATGGATCGAAGAAGATGTCGAAATCAGATCCGTCTGATCTGTCGCGTATCAACATGACGGATGATTCCGACACCATCGCCAAGAAAATCCGCAAGGCCAAGACCGATCCGGCACCTTTGCCCGAAACGCTGGAAGAGCTTGAGGGCCGGCCTGAGGCGCAGAACCTGCTCGGCATCTACGCGGCGCTCAGCGACCGCACCCGCAAGGATGTGCTTGAGGAATATGCCGGCCAGCAATTCTCGGAGTTCAAGCCGGCGCTGGTCGAGCTTGCCGTCGAGGTGCTCGCCCCCATCACCTCGGAGATGACGCGGCTGATGGACGACCCTAGCCACATCGATGCGATCCTCAAGGATGGCAGCGCGCGGGCCAATGTCCTGGCCGAGAAGACCATGACTGACGTTCGCGAAATCATCGGATTTCTGTAA
- a CDS encoding RimK family protein yields MSDWIILSTALAGFDHTATKHKVLATRDYLAKPEMFRGARPNIINLSRSYAYQSRGYYASLLAAARGQRVIPSVETIIDLSARKLYENAVPELEDSLNKSLREQGGDPLPSRLRVFFGTSTDPRLERFGRLLFDWFRAPILELTLKQGDWVSISKIALLPFGKLDEEGREALFQAMARYTARQWKDAKSRAPARYSFATLVDPNEALPPSSISSLKHWSRIAARMGVSVEPITRKDLPRLANFDALFIRETTSISNHTYRFARRAQQEGMPVIDDPVSMIRCTNKVYLDELMSANGIPVPDTVMLIGAEDFQRAADLLGFPMVLKVPDSSFSRGVKKVASMAELKALAGAWLHDSEVLIAQKYMPTSFDWRIGVLGGKPLFAVQYLMAKQHWQIVKHDTGGKPLEGGFKSFSLAQVPPLVLDTGLRAASSVGDGLYGVDLKETDDGVFVIEVNDNPNLEHGVEDAAEKDEVWTRLTNWFIERIAT; encoded by the coding sequence ATGTCTGACTGGATCATTCTGTCGACCGCCCTGGCGGGCTTTGACCACACCGCGACCAAGCACAAGGTGCTCGCCACCCGCGATTATCTGGCCAAGCCGGAAATGTTTCGTGGCGCGCGGCCCAATATCATCAACCTGTCGCGCTCCTATGCCTATCAGAGCCGCGGTTACTACGCCTCGCTGCTGGCGGCTGCCCGCGGCCAGCGGGTGATTCCGTCGGTCGAGACCATCATCGATCTGTCGGCGCGCAAGCTTTACGAGAATGCGGTTCCTGAACTCGAGGATTCGCTCAACAAGAGCCTGCGGGAGCAGGGCGGCGATCCGCTGCCGTCGCGGCTGCGGGTGTTTTTCGGCACCAGCACCGACCCGCGGCTCGAGCGCTTCGGCCGGCTGCTGTTTGACTGGTTTCGCGCCCCCATTCTCGAGCTCACGCTGAAGCAGGGAGACTGGGTCTCGATCTCCAAGATTGCTCTGCTGCCTTTTGGCAAGCTCGATGAAGAAGGTCGCGAAGCACTGTTTCAGGCCATGGCGCGCTACACCGCGAGGCAGTGGAAAGACGCAAAATCCCGGGCGCCGGCGCGCTATTCCTTCGCCACCCTGGTCGATCCCAACGAGGCGCTGCCACCATCTTCGATCTCCAGTCTCAAGCACTGGTCGCGGATCGCCGCGCGGATGGGCGTGTCAGTGGAACCGATCACCCGCAAGGACCTGCCGCGGCTGGCCAATTTCGATGCGCTGTTCATCCGCGAAACCACCTCGATCTCCAACCACACCTATCGCTTCGCCCGCCGCGCCCAGCAGGAAGGCATGCCGGTGATCGATGATCCGGTGTCGATGATCCGCTGCACCAACAAGGTCTATCTCGACGAGTTGATGTCGGCCAACGGCATTCCTGTGCCCGACACGGTGATGCTGATCGGGGCTGAGGATTTCCAGCGCGCCGCCGATCTTCTGGGCTTTCCAATGGTCCTGAAGGTGCCCGATTCCTCCTTCTCCAGAGGCGTCAAGAAGGTTGCCTCGATGGCGGAGCTCAAGGCGCTGGCCGGCGCCTGGCTGCATGATTCCGAGGTGTTGATCGCGCAAAAATACATGCCGACCAGTTTCGACTGGCGCATCGGCGTGCTTGGCGGCAAACCGCTGTTCGCCGTGCAATATCTGATGGCCAAGCAGCATTGGCAGATCGTCAAGCACGACACCGGCGGCAAGCCGCTGGAAGGCGGCTTCAAGTCGTTTTCGCTGGCGCAGGTGCCGCCCTTGGTTCTCGACACTGGCCTGCGCGCCGCCAGTTCGGTGGGCGACGGGCTCTATGGCGTTGATCTCAAGGAAACCGATGACGGCGTGTTTGTCATCGAGGTCAACGACAATCCCAATCTCGAGCACGGCGTCGAGGATGCGGCGGAAAAGGACGAGGTCTGGACCCGGCTGACCAACTGGTTCATCGAACGGATTGCCACCTGA
- a CDS encoding GNAT family N-acetyltransferase/peptidase C39 family protein, translated as MSAPRIRPATISDIDALDAIETAVFSADRISRRSFRTLIDRPTAETIVIETDGQVCGYAMILFRAGAALARLYSLAVAPGHVGKGYGRALLAAAEAAAMDHDRILLRLEVREDNETAIALYKNAAYRRIGRVAEYYADGMAALRFEKLLRGPEAPDVLTPFYEQTADFTCGSACLLMALARYRSPNFLDPVWEIRLWREATTVFMLAGPGGCEPFGLAMVAREHGLNPEVWCSTEDMLFLETVRDPEKRRVMELAQTDFRARVAEAGTPVHSEAFTLDWLRARLAEGHVAIILVSGYLMMGKKVPHWVLAHGDDGRHIFVHDPWVEDEVGETTDDAANIPVPYAVFDRIARFGRTGLRAAVLIKGNLLHV; from the coding sequence ATGTCCGCACCGCGGATACGCCCAGCCACCATTTCTGACATTGATGCGCTCGATGCCATCGAGACCGCAGTGTTTTCCGCTGACCGGATTTCCCGCCGCTCTTTCCGCACGCTGATTGACCGACCAACCGCCGAAACCATTGTCATCGAGACCGATGGTCAGGTCTGCGGTTACGCCATGATCCTGTTTCGTGCCGGTGCGGCACTCGCCCGGCTCTATTCGCTGGCCGTCGCCCCCGGCCATGTCGGCAAGGGGTATGGCAGGGCCTTGCTGGCGGCGGCGGAAGCCGCGGCCATGGATCACGACCGTATTCTCCTGCGGCTCGAGGTGCGCGAGGACAACGAAACTGCGATTGCGCTTTACAAGAATGCCGCTTACCGCCGGATCGGCCGCGTGGCGGAGTATTATGCCGATGGCATGGCGGCGCTCCGGTTCGAAAAATTGTTGCGCGGGCCCGAAGCGCCGGATGTGCTGACCCCGTTTTATGAACAGACTGCGGATTTCACCTGTGGCTCGGCCTGCCTGCTGATGGCGCTGGCCCGGTACCGTTCGCCCAATTTTCTCGATCCGGTCTGGGAAATCCGCCTCTGGCGCGAGGCCACCACCGTGTTCATGCTGGCAGGCCCGGGCGGCTGCGAACCCTTCGGCCTGGCCATGGTGGCGCGCGAACACGGGCTCAATCCGGAAGTCTGGTGCTCGACCGAAGACATGCTGTTTCTCGAAACCGTGCGCGATCCGGAAAAACGCCGGGTCATGGAATTGGCGCAGACCGATTTTCGCGCCCGCGTTGCCGAGGCCGGCACGCCGGTGCACTCCGAGGCGTTCACGCTTGACTGGTTGCGCGCCCGGCTGGCCGAGGGCCATGTCGCCATCATCCTGGTCAGCGGCTATCTGATGATGGGCAAGAAGGTTCCGCACTGGGTGCTTGCCCATGGCGATGACGGTCGCCATATCTTCGTTCATGATCCCTGGGTCGAGGACGAGGTCGGCGAGACCACCGATGACGCCGCCAATATCCCGGTGCCCTATGCCGTGTTTGACCGGATCGCCCGATTCGGCCGTACCGGCTTGCGCGCCGCAGTCCTTATCAAGGGAAATCTGCTCCATGTCTGA
- a CDS encoding [protein-PII] uridylyltransferase encodes MLKTAEDSLNLNQIVDPAVLRQALDAIAAEHGGASLEARQAVLAEVKRVNAEGRETARTMLFEDGGGTACATRISHLQDVITSALYDYASIHVYRVDNPSTSERMTVTAVGGYGRGTLAPGSDIDLLFVLPYKNTAWTEQVVEWILYILWDMGLKVGHATRNVDECIRLSRSDMTIRTAILEARFLCGERTLFANLADRFDKEVVEGTGPEFIAAKLAERDERHRKAGDTRYLVEPNVKEGKGGLRDLNTLFWIAKYFYDIRDTKELVGLGVLSKREFNLFVKAEDFLWAVRCHMHFLTGKSEERLSFDIQRDIASGLGYQDHPGLSAVERFMKHYFLVAKDVGDLTRIFCAGLEDQQAKQAPGLTGVITRFASRPRKIPGTLDFIEDKGRINIANADVFKNDPVNIIRLFHLADIRGLEFHPDALKRVTRSFRLINADLRENEEANRLFMSILTSRRQPAIILRRMNEAGVLGRFIPEFGKIVAMMQFNMYHHYTVDEHLIRTVSVLSAIDKGDEEREHPLANKLLPSIEEREALYVAVFLHDIAKGRPEDHSTAGAKVARKLCPRLGLSANQTELVVWLISEHLTMSMVAQTRDLNDRKTITDFGEKVRTLERLKMLLVLSVCDIRAVGPGVWNGWKGQLLRTLYYETELMLSGGFSEVSRKQRTAHAREALGEALSDWSDRERAAYLKLHYEPYLLAVPLEEQVRHAEFIRETDKAGKQLATMIRTHAFHAITEITLLSPDHPRLLSIVTGACAAAGANIADAQVFTTSDGRALDTILINRELPDDEDELRRGASIGRMIEDVLAGKTHMPEVIARKTSARRKVRPFIVKPQVTISNTLSNKFTVIEFECLDRTGLLSEVTSVLSDLSLDIASAHITTFGEKVVDTFYVRDLVGMKITSETRQINIAARLKAVLAKEEDEVRDKMPAGMIAPQGSTRRGRTPA; translated from the coding sequence ATGTTGAAAACCGCCGAAGACAGCCTCAATCTCAACCAGATTGTCGATCCGGCGGTGTTGCGGCAAGCCCTCGACGCGATTGCAGCCGAGCACGGCGGCGCCAGCCTGGAGGCCCGTCAGGCGGTGCTGGCCGAAGTCAAGCGCGTCAATGCCGAAGGTCGGGAAACCGCCCGCACCATGCTGTTCGAAGACGGCGGCGGCACTGCCTGCGCCACCCGGATCTCGCATCTGCAGGACGTCATCACGTCGGCGCTGTATGATTACGCCAGCATCCATGTCTACCGCGTCGACAATCCTTCGACCTCCGAACGCATGACAGTCACCGCTGTCGGCGGCTATGGCCGTGGCACCCTGGCGCCCGGCTCCGATATCGATCTGTTGTTCGTGCTGCCCTACAAGAACACCGCCTGGACCGAACAGGTGGTCGAGTGGATCCTCTACATTTTGTGGGACATGGGACTGAAGGTCGGCCACGCCACCCGCAATGTCGATGAATGCATCCGGCTGTCGCGCTCCGACATGACCATCCGCACCGCCATTCTTGAAGCGCGGTTCCTGTGCGGCGAGCGCACATTGTTTGCCAATCTGGCCGACCGCTTCGACAAGGAAGTGGTGGAGGGCACCGGACCGGAATTCATCGCCGCCAAGCTTGCCGAGCGCGATGAACGTCACCGCAAGGCCGGCGATACGCGCTATCTGGTCGAACCCAATGTCAAGGAAGGCAAGGGCGGCCTTCGCGATCTCAACACCTTGTTCTGGATCGCCAAATATTTCTACGATATCCGCGACACCAAGGAGCTTGTCGGGCTCGGGGTGCTGTCAAAACGGGAGTTCAACCTGTTCGTCAAGGCCGAGGATTTTCTCTGGGCGGTGCGCTGCCACATGCATTTTCTCACCGGAAAATCCGAAGAGCGGCTGTCTTTTGACATTCAGCGCGACATTGCCTCGGGCCTGGGCTACCAGGATCACCCCGGCCTGTCCGCTGTCGAGCGCTTCATGAAGCATTATTTTCTGGTCGCCAAGGACGTTGGCGACCTGACCCGCATCTTCTGCGCCGGCCTCGAAGACCAGCAGGCCAAGCAGGCACCGGGTCTGACCGGCGTCATCACCCGCTTTGCCAGCCGTCCGCGCAAAATCCCCGGCACACTCGATTTCATCGAGGACAAGGGCCGGATCAACATTGCCAATGCGGATGTATTCAAAAACGATCCCGTCAACATCATCCGGCTGTTTCATCTTGCCGATATCCGCGGGCTCGAGTTCCATCCCGACGCGCTCAAGCGGGTCACCCGCTCGTTTCGGCTGATCAATGCCGATTTGCGCGAAAACGAGGAAGCCAACCGGCTGTTCATGTCGATCCTGACCTCGAGGCGGCAGCCGGCGATCATTCTCAGGCGGATGAATGAAGCCGGAGTTCTGGGCCGTTTCATCCCCGAATTCGGCAAGATTGTCGCGATGATGCAGTTCAACATGTACCATCACTATACCGTCGACGAACATCTGATCCGCACTGTCTCGGTGCTGTCAGCCATCGACAAGGGTGATGAAGAGCGCGAGCATCCGCTGGCCAACAAGCTGTTGCCGAGCATCGAAGAACGCGAAGCATTGTACGTCGCCGTGTTCCTGCACGACATTGCCAAGGGCCGGCCGGAAGACCACTCCACCGCCGGTGCAAAGGTGGCACGCAAGCTGTGCCCGCGGCTGGGTCTGTCGGCCAATCAGACCGAACTCGTGGTCTGGCTGATTTCTGAACACCTGACCATGTCGATGGTGGCGCAGACGCGCGACCTCAATGACCGCAAGACCATCACCGATTTCGGCGAAAAGGTCCGCACACTGGAGCGTCTGAAAATGCTGCTGGTGCTGTCGGTGTGCGATATCCGCGCCGTTGGTCCCGGTGTCTGGAACGGCTGGAAAGGTCAACTTCTGCGCACGCTCTATTACGAAACCGAGTTGATGCTGTCAGGCGGCTTTTCGGAAGTCTCGCGCAAGCAGCGCACGGCGCACGCCCGCGAAGCGCTTGGCGAGGCGCTGTCAGACTGGAGCGACCGGGAGCGCGCCGCCTATCTCAAACTGCATTACGAGCCCTATCTGCTGGCGGTGCCGCTTGAGGAACAGGTGCGTCACGCCGAGTTCATCCGCGAAACCGACAAGGCCGGAAAGCAACTGGCCACCATGATTCGCACTCACGCGTTCCACGCCATCACCGAGATCACGCTGCTGTCGCCGGACCATCCGCGGCTCTTGTCCATCGTCACCGGCGCCTGCGCCGCTGCCGGCGCCAACATCGCCGATGCGCAGGTCTTCACCACATCCGACGGGCGCGCACTCGACACCATCCTGATCAACCGCGAACTGCCTGACGACGAGGATGAACTCAGGCGCGGCGCCTCGATTGGCCGAATGATCGAGGATGTGCTGGCCGGGAAGACCCACATGCCGGAAGTAATCGCCCGCAAGACCAGCGCCAGGCGCAAGGTGCGGCCGTTCATCGTCAAGCCCCAGGTTACCATTTCCAACACGCTGTCCAACAAGTTCACGGTGATCGAATTTGAATGCCTTGACCGCACCGGATTGCTGTCCGAAGTCACATCCGTGTTGTCGGACCTTTCGCTCGACATCGCTTCGGCGCATATCACCACTTTTGGCGAGAAGGTGGTGGACACCTTCTATGTGCGGGATCTGGTCGGCATGAAAATTACCAGCGAGACCCGTCAGATCAACATCGCAGCAAGGCTCAAGGCGGTGCTCGCCAAGGAAGAGGACGAAGTGCGCGACAAGATGCCTGCAGGTATGATCGCGCCGCAAGGCTCCACCCGCCGCGGCCGGACCCCGGCCTAG
- a CDS encoding sulfate transporter family protein — protein sequence MIIEAARLSGSNLLSSASRSVLFKSLGLTILLLIGLWFGLGELFAMTAMPWLEALLPGLPDWAGWAGTLAAIIAGIGLALVLALFIAPVTAAMAGLYLDEIAEVIEARDYPADQPGRPMPLGQSIRQSLGFLLVVGLGNLFALVLLIVPGINLVAFFVVNGYLLGREFFEFAAMRFMSPADAKRLRARNSTTVFFAGLIIAGFLSVPLLNLLTPMFAAGMMVHLNKMIAAKTGGSPVSARR from the coding sequence ATGATCATTGAAGCCGCAAGACTGAGTGGATCCAACCTGCTCTCATCCGCCTCGCGGTCGGTTCTGTTCAAGTCGCTCGGCCTGACCATCCTGCTGCTGATCGGGCTGTGGTTCGGGCTTGGCGAATTGTTCGCGATGACGGCGATGCCCTGGCTCGAAGCGTTGCTGCCCGGCCTGCCCGACTGGGCCGGATGGGCCGGCACCCTTGCCGCGATCATCGCCGGCATCGGGCTGGCGCTGGTGCTGGCCTTGTTCATAGCGCCGGTAACGGCGGCAATGGCGGGGCTTTATCTCGACGAAATCGCCGAGGTGATCGAGGCCCGGGATTATCCCGCTGACCAACCCGGTCGCCCAATGCCTCTCGGCCAGTCGATCCGGCAATCGCTGGGATTTTTGCTGGTGGTGGGACTGGGCAATCTGTTTGCGCTGGTGCTGCTGATCGTGCCCGGCATCAATCTGGTGGCGTTCTTCGTGGTCAACGGTTACCTGCTGGGCCGGGAATTCTTCGAATTTGCCGCGATGCGGTTCATGAGCCCGGCGGATGCAAAACGGCTCAGAGCCCGCAATAGCACCACAGTGTTCTTCGCCGGCCTGATCATCGCCGGCTTTCTCTCGGTGCCGCTCTTGAACCTGCTGACCCCGATGTTCGCGGCAGGCATGATGGTGCATCTCAACAAGATGATTGCGGCGAAGACGGGGGGATCTCCGGTCAGTGCCAGGCGCTAA
- the murJ gene encoding murein biosynthesis integral membrane protein MurJ has product MSLIRKFASVGGATMASRVLGFVREAMIAGFLGAGPVADAFYAAFRFPNLFRRLFAEGAFNAAFVPLFAKEIEGGGPAAAKKFAEQVLSVLLLSLFAISALAMIFMPFLVGTVIAPKFADDPEKFELTVLLARIMFPYLAAMSLVAMLAGILNSLRRYFLAALAPVLLNVVLVASLVAAGYLDLSAPIIGEVLGWSVTVSGLLQLGLLVWALKREGFGLGFVRPRLTPAVKRLLWLALPAAVTGGITQINLLIGQIIASAQDGAIAIINYADRLNQLPLGVIGIAIGVVLLPELSRALQAGDMKEAKYLQNRSLEFGLAITVPAAVGLALLPEPIIALVFERGAFTRETTLVTASVLAAFSIGLPAFVLSKIFTPVFYAREDMRTPLKASVVSVVINIVGSLVLFPRLGVMGLAIATSLAGWISVFYLGQQLFSRDLFRPAAVTIRRIGLIVIGAALMGGLLWWTKATFPHWLLDASLLVRLATVLMTIAAACVVYFGFAFATGALNRAEFARLLKRSKKS; this is encoded by the coding sequence ATGAGCCTGATCAGGAAATTCGCAAGCGTCGGCGGCGCCACCATGGCCAGTCGGGTTCTGGGCTTTGTGCGCGAGGCGATGATCGCCGGGTTCTTGGGCGCCGGGCCTGTCGCCGACGCATTCTATGCAGCTTTCCGTTTTCCCAACCTGTTTCGACGGCTGTTTGCCGAAGGCGCCTTCAACGCAGCTTTCGTGCCGCTGTTCGCCAAGGAAATCGAAGGCGGCGGCCCGGCGGCAGCGAAAAAATTCGCCGAGCAGGTGCTGTCGGTGCTGTTGCTGTCGCTGTTTGCAATCAGCGCCCTGGCGATGATCTTCATGCCGTTCCTGGTAGGCACCGTCATTGCGCCCAAATTTGCCGATGACCCGGAAAAATTCGAGCTTACCGTGCTGCTCGCAAGGATCATGTTTCCCTATCTCGCCGCGATGAGCCTGGTGGCGATGCTGGCAGGCATTCTCAATTCGCTGCGGCGCTATTTCCTCGCTGCATTGGCCCCGGTGCTGCTCAATGTGGTTCTGGTCGCAAGCCTCGTCGCGGCCGGATATCTGGACCTGTCGGCGCCGATCATCGGCGAGGTTCTGGGTTGGTCTGTGACGGTCTCGGGACTGCTGCAGCTCGGTCTTCTGGTCTGGGCGCTCAAGCGGGAAGGCTTTGGCCTCGGCTTTGTCCGGCCAAGACTGACACCTGCGGTCAAGCGATTGCTGTGGCTGGCGCTGCCAGCCGCAGTGACCGGCGGCATCACCCAGATCAACCTGCTGATCGGCCAGATCATCGCCTCTGCCCAGGATGGGGCCATCGCCATCATCAATTATGCCGACCGGCTCAACCAGTTGCCGCTCGGGGTGATCGGCATTGCCATCGGCGTTGTGCTGCTGCCCGAACTGTCGCGAGCGCTGCAGGCTGGCGACATGAAGGAAGCGAAATATCTGCAAAATCGCAGTCTCGAATTCGGTCTGGCCATCACTGTTCCCGCCGCCGTAGGACTGGCGCTGCTGCCCGAACCGATCATCGCCCTGGTGTTTGAACGTGGCGCCTTTACCCGTGAAACAACGCTTGTGACAGCCTCCGTGCTTGCAGCCTTTTCCATAGGCTTGCCGGCATTCGTGCTGTCCAAGATATTCACCCCGGTGTTTTACGCCCGCGAGGACATGCGTACACCGTTGAAGGCCTCAGTGGTCTCTGTGGTCATCAACATCGTCGGCAGCTTGGTTCTGTTTCCGCGTCTTGGCGTGATGGGGCTGGCGATCGCCACCAGTCTGGCCGGCTGGATCTCGGTGTTTTATCTTGGCCAGCAACTGTTTTCGCGGGATCTGTTCCGGCCTGCCGCCGTTACCATCAGGCGTATAGGGCTCATTGTCATTGGCGCGGCGCTGATGGGTGGGCTGCTGTGGTGGACCAAAGCCACATTCCCGCATTGGCTGCTCGATGCCAGCCTGCTGGTTCGTCTGGCAACCGTTCTGATGACGATCGCCGCAGCTTGCGTGGTCTATTTCGGCTTTGCCTTTGCCACCGGCGCGCTCAACCGGGCCGAGTTCGCCCGTTTGCTCAAGCGCAGCAAGAAGAGCTGA
- a CDS encoding universal stress protein, whose amino-acid sequence MVSRRLSREAGHRRKFLAVIDDTPECERAMRYAGMRAHNSGGGLVLVYVIEPADFQHWLGVEEIMRAEAREEAEATLAKASEKMRQIIGIDPEVVIREGKTTEEIHSVIEEDQDIAILVLAAGSAKDGPGPLVTSIAGRGAAFPIPVTVIPDALSDDEIDALS is encoded by the coding sequence ATGGTATCAAGACGACTCTCACGCGAAGCCGGACACCGGCGCAAATTTCTCGCCGTCATAGACGACACCCCGGAATGCGAGCGCGCCATGCGCTACGCCGGCATGCGCGCCCACAATTCCGGCGGCGGTCTGGTTCTGGTCTATGTCATCGAACCCGCAGACTTCCAGCATTGGCTGGGTGTCGAGGAAATCATGCGCGCTGAAGCGCGGGAAGAGGCGGAAGCCACCCTCGCCAAGGCCAGCGAAAAAATGCGCCAGATCATCGGCATTGATCCCGAAGTGGTCATCCGCGAGGGCAAGACGACCGAGGAAATCCACTCGGTTATCGAGGAAGATCAGGATATTGCAATTCTGGTGCTGGCCGCAGGCTCGGCCAAGGATGGTCCCGGGCCGCTGGTAACATCCATCGCCGGCCGTGGTGCTGCGTTTCCGATTCCGGTCACGGTAATTCCCGACGCACTCTCCGATGACGAGATCGATGCGCTGAGTTGA